A single Elaeis guineensis isolate ETL-2024a chromosome 15, EG11, whole genome shotgun sequence DNA region contains:
- the LOC105058751 gene encoding LOW QUALITY PROTEIN: U-box domain-containing protein 5 (The sequence of the model RefSeq protein was modified relative to this genomic sequence to represent the inferred CDS: inserted 2 bases in 2 codons), with amino-acid sequence MGSDVNEVMQVQKNSLGAKVHISMCLELKKILDSVVTILPAIESARPGYSSGIQELCSLNNSIERAKLLLQHCAESSKLYLAITGEATLLRCERIRSAWNQSFCCIQNMVPPLLASQISEVLDCLRKANFVIDSAEEVAGKVLLELLQQTNASDDLELEAFQIAASNLNITSPKAILIERRAIKKLRDKIRGTDSKKEKLLSYLLHLLDKHGRKMRPDICEHKENVNAESKCPTPGINXACDADNSENNDEPXDHGEAQADLSRTIAPPEEFCCPISSRLMFDPVVIASGQTYERIWIEKWFDEGHDICPKTQKKLANFSMIPNSCMKDLISNWCSKHSVSVMDPCSQPIPAACSSWEPSHCNSISSLKNVSAPLLDGKTGDFIVQSDHSNVSFISSDASYCSDSFHVRGIENPRDKCAQLFPWSDDYQKCQAFSNFNHDMFLRFFCGLSELSLDFQGKAVEDVKILLEGDEETCYAMLSNGFAEALMGFLKNARDMSDVRAQRTGAQLLLAFLSNSRVEIPSLGEDVFQWLASFLDSEITTEALMIFQKLSHFPKCRPDIVTSGIASSVIKFLDSEDTEFLELAVKILCDLSLHNEVKSSILSAGSISKLVSLLSDRRLALFCLKIMQNLSDDEEAAALIAETNGCLAAIVELLDAGTCEEQEYAVTILHSVCTHSFANCLLVLREGVIPALVDISVNGNAEGKESAMKLLHLLRDVRHAEYLDSSCPQSETLPEPAEDSIECSASKEPISKSSGFFRKKMKLFSKPRSLAALF; translated from the exons ATGGGAAGCGATGTTAATGAAGTGATGCAAGTGCAGAAAAATTCTCTTGGTGCAAAG GTGCACATTTCAATGTGTTTGGAGCTTAAAAAGATACTGGATAGTGTTGTTACAATTCTTCCTGCAATAGAATCGGCTCGGCCAGGGTACTCATCTGGCATACAGGAGTTATGTTCTTTAAACAATTCAATTGAGAGGGCCAAGCTACTTCTTCAACATTGTGCAGAATCTAGCAAGCTGTACTTG GCAATAACAGGGGAAGCAACTTTGTTAAGATGCGAAAGGATCAGAAGTGCATGGAATCAAAGTTTTTGTTGCATTCAAAATATGGTTCCACCATTGTTAGCTTCTCAG ATTTCTGAAGTCCTTGATTGTCTTAGAAAAGCAAATTTTGTCATCGATTCTGCGGAAGAGGTGGCTGGCAAAGTTTTGCTAGAACTGCTTCAGCAGACTAATGCAAGTGATGATTTAGAACTTGAAGCCTTTCAGATTGCAGCTTCAAATTTGAACATCACATCTCCAAAAGCTATTTTGATAGAAAGAAGAGCCATAAAAAAGCTACGAGATAAGATCCGTGGTACTGATTCTAAAAAAGAGAAGCTCTTGAGCTATCTTCTGCATCTCCTAGATAAGCATGGAAGGAAAATGAGGCCTGATATTTGTGAGCACAAAGAGAATGTCAATGCAGAAAGTAAGTGCCCGACTCCAGGCATAA TTGCATGTGATGCTGATAACTCTGAAAACAACGATGAGC ATGATCATGGTGAGGCTCAAGCTGATCTATCAAGAACTATTGCACCTCCTGAGGAATTCTGTTGTCCTATTTCATCAAGATTGATGTTTGATCCCGTGGTTATTGCTTCCGGGCAAACATATGAAAGGATATGGATAGAAAAGTGGTTTGATGAGGGACATGATATATGTCCTAAGACACAAAAGAAGTTAGCAAACTTTTCTATGATTCCAAATTCTTGTATGAAGGATCTCATATCCAATTGGTGCAGTAAGCATAGCGTTAGTGTAATGGATCCATGCTCACAGCCTATCCCCGCAGCTTGTAGCTCTTGGGAACCTTCACATTGCAATTCCATATCAAGTTTGAAAAATGTTTCTGCACCCCTATTAGATGGCAAAACTGGAGATTTCATAGTTCAAAGTGACCACAGCAATGTATCATTTATCTCTTCTGATGCTAGCTACTGTTCAGATTCATTCCATGTTAGGGGTATTGAGAACCCAAGGGATAAATGTGCGCAGTTGTTCCCTTGGAGTGACGACTATCAAAAGTGTCAAGCATTTTCGAACTTTAACCATGACATGTTTCTGAGATTCTTTTGTGGACTCTCTGAACTTTCATTGGACTTCCAAGGCAAAGCAGTGGAAGATGTGAAGATCCTTTTGGAAGGGGATGAAGAGACCTGCTATGCTATGCTTTCTAACGGTTTTGCAGAAGCACTGATGGGGTTTTTGAAGAATGCACGTGATATGTCTGATGTCCGGGCACAGAGAACTGGAGCTCAACTTTTGCTTGCTTTTCTAAGTAACAGCAG GGTTGAAATTCCGTCCTTGGGTGAAGATGTGTTTCAGTGGTTGGCATCATTTCTGGATTCTGAAATAACAACAGAAGCTTTGATGATATTCCAGAAGTTGTCTCATTTTCCAAAGTGTAGACCTGACATTGTGACCTCTGGCATTGCTTCTTCAGTTATAAAATTCCTAGATTCGGAAGACACTGAATTTCTAGAGCTTGCCGTGAAAATCCTTTGTGATTTGTCACTTCACAATGAGGTAAAATCTTCGATTTTATCCGCTGGAAGCATATCAAAACTGGTTTCCCTTTTGAGTGACCGAAGACTAGCACTATTTTGCTTAAAAATTATGCAAAACTTAAGTGATGATGAAGAGGCAGCAGCATTGATTGCCGAAACCAATGGATGCCTTGCTGCTATTGTAGAACTGCTTGATGCTGGCACTTGTGAAGAACAAGAATATGCTGTCACCATCCTACATTCTGTATGTACTCACAGTTTCGCAAATTGTCTGCTGGTGCTGAGAGAGGGCGTGATTCCAGCTCTGGTTGATATATCCGTAAATGGGAATGCCGAGGGAAAGGAGAGCGCCATGAAGTTGCTTCATCTTTTAAGAGATGTCAGGCATGCTGAGTATCTTGACAGTTCATGTCCCCAGTCTGAAACCTTACCTGAACCAGCAGAGGATTCCATTGAATGCTCTGCAAGCAAAGAGCCGATTTCAAAATCCTCTGGTTTCTTCAGAAAGAAAATGAAATTATTCTCAAAGCCTAGATCCCTGGCGGCTCTATTTTAA